In a genomic window of bacterium:
- a CDS encoding methylenetetrahydrofolate reductase C-terminal domain-containing protein, whose protein sequence is MIIAEQKPIQEIKAMIANYQKILVVGCGTCVTVCMAGGEKEVGIIATCLRMALKLDGKEPDISEACIQRQCEWEFVDELKGKVEQSDAVLSSACGVGVQALSERFGDKPVYPALNTTFMGMPIEHGLWLETCRGCGSCELGKFGGICPIARCSKGLLNGPCGGSQNGKCEVNKEMDCGWQLIYERLTKLNQLDQIEEILPPKNWFVDRDGGQRRILREDIIVGQ, encoded by the coding sequence ATGATTATTGCAGAACAAAAACCAATCCAGGAAATAAAGGCAATGATAGCAAACTACCAGAAGATATTGGTAGTTGGTTGTGGAACCTGTGTTACGGTTTGTATGGCTGGTGGTGAAAAAGAGGTTGGTATTATTGCCACTTGCCTGCGAATGGCACTTAAATTGGATGGAAAAGAACCTGATATTAGTGAGGCTTGTATTCAGCGGCAATGTGAGTGGGAATTTGTTGATGAGTTAAAAGGAAAAGTGGAACAATCTGACGCCGTGCTTTCTTCTGCTTGCGGTGTGGGAGTGCAAGCACTATCTGAACGATTTGGGGATAAACCTGTTTATCCAGCCCTGAACACTACTTTTATGGGTATGCCCATAGAACATGGATTATGGCTGGAAACCTGCCGTGGCTGTGGTAGTTGTGAATTAGGTAAGTTTGGAGGTATCTGTCCAATTGCCCGATGTTCAAAAGGATTACTTAATGGTCCCTGCGGCGGCAGCCAAAATGGTAAATGTGAAGTCAATAAAGAAATGGATTGTGGTTGGCAACTCATCTATGAACGGCTAACAAAACTTAATCAACTCGACCAGATTGAAGAAATACTTCCACCAAAAAACTGGTTTGTAGATAGGGATGGTGGTCAAAGAAGAATATTGCGGGAAGATATTATTGTTGGACAATAA
- a CDS encoding 4Fe-4S dicluster domain-containing protein, giving the protein MMNNNLLTTIEKASGQNVNLCYQCKKCTSGCPMLPEMDLTPTQIIHALVLGMNDLVLKSKTIWLCASCETCITRCPQQVDLPKVMDALRMVAMKQRIKPALPEIPFFYNCFIKSVRLFGTSFELALGGIVKLKTKGIQKELPLTIELLKRGKLNLFPSIKDVWRVNQIFRWAKNVPILTRKFGGSEEND; this is encoded by the coding sequence ATGATGAACAATAACCTATTAACAACCATAGAAAAAGCATCAGGCCAAAATGTGAATCTATGCTATCAGTGTAAAAAATGCACCTCCGGGTGTCCGATGCTTCCGGAAATGGATTTGACCCCTACTCAGATTATCCATGCCTTAGTCTTGGGGATGAATGACCTTGTTCTAAAAAGTAAGACAATCTGGTTGTGTGCCTCTTGCGAGACCTGTATCACCCGCTGTCCACAACAGGTTGACCTGCCTAAAGTTATGGATGCGTTAAGAATGGTAGCTATGAAACAACGAATAAAGCCTGCTCTCCCCGAAATCCCCTTTTTCTATAATTGCTTTATTAAATCTGTGCGGTTGTTTGGGACGAGTTTTGAATTGGCTCTGGGTGGGATAGTAAAACTAAAGACAAAGGGGATTCAAAAGGAATTGCCACTGACCATTGAACTTTTAAAAAGAGGGAAATTGAACCTTTTCCCTTCAATAAAAGATGTCTGGAGGGTTAATCAAATATTTCGATGGGCAAAAAATGTCCCAATACTAACCAGAAAATTCGGAGGTTCTGAAGAAAATGATTGA